The proteins below come from a single Pandoraea apista genomic window:
- a CDS encoding methyl-accepting chemotaxis protein gives MFKNVTIRARLTLALGLFMVLLVVGAAVGLVSLRQSNASLQEIYSNDMASARSLAQTTISTLGARVTLSRIEFIADPTEIKTAIESVRNNLKKADDAWAAYAALPMSDGEKSIADAVIVARGKVVNDGILPALKAIESGDIPDFHAKTVMDVPRLFADYTKAMTALADLQVKNAEDRYLAAQSRYTMVMWMVGIGLVVGLLVGIVTQITLTRAIVGPIDDAIKHFEKIAGGDLTQRIDVWNETETGRLFKGVKHMQESLVRTVAEVRSGTESITSAAQQIAAGNTDLSARTEQQAASLEETASSMEQLTATVRQNADNARQASQLAVNASEIATRGGEVSGQVGETMDGISASSNKIVDIISVIDGIAFQTNILALNAAVEAARAGEQGRGFAVVAGEVRTLAQRSAAAAKEIKALIEESARRVQDGTALVAQQGQTMGEIVQAVKRVTDIMGEISAASAEQSSGIEQVNRAITQMDEVTQQNAALVEEAAAAAGSLEEQANRLKSVVSVFRLDASQAATSHAAPALAALPPAARPAVKKVAAPAAAAPAAKAASAPLRKPAPAAAAPAASARTGTDDASGDWETF, from the coding sequence ATGTTTAAGAATGTCACCATCCGGGCCCGGCTGACGCTGGCGCTAGGACTCTTCATGGTGCTGCTGGTCGTAGGCGCCGCTGTGGGTCTCGTCTCGCTGCGACAAAGCAACGCGTCGTTGCAGGAGATTTACTCGAACGACATGGCGTCGGCGCGCTCGCTCGCGCAAACGACGATCTCGACACTGGGCGCACGCGTGACCCTCTCGCGCATCGAATTCATTGCCGATCCGACCGAAATCAAGACCGCGATCGAGAGCGTTCGCAATAACCTGAAGAAGGCCGACGACGCCTGGGCCGCCTACGCGGCACTGCCGATGAGCGATGGCGAGAAGAGCATCGCCGACGCCGTGATCGTCGCACGCGGCAAAGTGGTCAACGACGGCATTCTGCCCGCCCTGAAGGCCATTGAATCCGGCGATATTCCCGACTTCCACGCCAAGACGGTGATGGACGTGCCGCGCCTGTTTGCCGATTACACGAAGGCAATGACGGCGCTGGCCGATTTGCAGGTCAAGAACGCCGAAGACCGTTACCTCGCTGCGCAGAGCCGTTACACGATGGTGATGTGGATGGTCGGCATCGGTCTGGTCGTGGGCTTGCTGGTCGGTATCGTGACGCAGATCACGCTCACACGCGCCATCGTCGGCCCGATCGACGACGCCATCAAGCACTTCGAGAAGATTGCCGGCGGTGACCTCACGCAGCGCATCGACGTGTGGAACGAGACCGAGACCGGGCGTCTGTTCAAGGGCGTGAAGCACATGCAGGAAAGCCTGGTGCGCACCGTGGCGGAAGTTCGCTCGGGTACCGAGTCGATTACGTCGGCTGCGCAGCAGATCGCCGCAGGCAACACCGATTTGTCGGCGCGTACCGAACAGCAAGCCGCGTCGCTCGAAGAGACCGCTTCGTCGATGGAGCAGCTCACGGCGACCGTGCGTCAGAACGCCGACAACGCACGTCAGGCCAGCCAGCTTGCCGTGAACGCGTCGGAAATCGCCACGCGCGGCGGCGAAGTCTCCGGGCAGGTCGGCGAAACCATGGACGGCATTTCGGCCAGCTCGAACAAGATTGTCGACATCATCAGCGTGATCGACGGCATTGCCTTCCAGACCAACATTCTCGCGTTGAACGCCGCCGTGGAAGCGGCCCGTGCGGGCGAGCAGGGCCGTGGCTTCGCGGTAGTGGCCGGTGAAGTTCGCACGCTGGCGCAGCGCAGTGCGGCCGCCGCCAAGGAAATCAAGGCGCTGATCGAAGAGTCGGCGCGCCGCGTGCAAGACGGCACGGCACTCGTGGCCCAGCAGGGGCAGACGATGGGCGAGATCGTGCAGGCGGTCAAGCGCGTGACCGACATCATGGGCGAGATTTCGGCAGCCTCGGCAGAGCAGTCGAGCGGTATCGAGCAGGTCAACCGCGCGATCACGCAGATGGACGAAGTCACGCAACAGAACGCGGCGCTCGTGGAAGAAGCGGCCGCTGCCGCCGGCTCGCTGGAAGAGCAGGCCAATCGTCTGAAGTCGGTGGTGTCGGTGTTCCGTCTGGATGCCAGCCAGGCAGCGACAAGTCACGCGGCCCCGGCGCTGGCGGCGCTGCCGCCGGCGGCACGCCCGGCAGTGAAGAAGGTGGCGGCGCCTGCTGCTGCGGCGCCAGCGGCCAAGGCGGCATCGGCACCGTTGCGCAAACCGGCGCCGGCCGCAGCCGCTCCGGCGGCCAGCGCCCGCACCGGCACGGACGACGCGAGCGGCGATTGGGAAACCTTCTGA
- a CDS encoding methyl-accepting chemotaxis protein translates to MKQLSLKAKLWSALALMWLGLLILGGWAAWHERGTMMSERRTAVENVVTSADGIVRDYAAQAAAGKISLDEAKQQAMARLKTMRYGDSGYVVIFDTKPTVLMHPTLADLVNKDVSNYKDSNGKLLYVEMAQVAKGKGAGFVDYYGRVAGSDKRLAKLSFVKYFAPWDWGMMSGVYVQDIDEAFYSTLVRLGIALLVIGAIVTTAMVAIIRNVQRSLGGEPEYAAEIAQRIASGNLHSHVNVAPGDTTSLVYAMQRMQQTLAETIGQIRQGTESITTAAREIAAGNTDLSARTEQQAASLEETASSMEQLTATVKQNADNARQASQLAVNASEIATRGGEVSGQVGETMDGISASSNKIVDIISVIDGIAFQTNILALNAAVEAARAGEQGRGFAVVAGEVRTLAQRSAAAAKEIKALIEDSARRVQDGTALVTQQRQTMDEIVQAVKRVTDIMGEISAASAEQSSGIEQVNRAVAQMDEVTQQNAALVEEAAAAAGALESQAHELREAVSVFQTSGAGGASVHAVSAARREPTPQPLARAA, encoded by the coding sequence ATGAAGCAGTTGAGTCTCAAAGCAAAACTCTGGTCCGCGCTCGCGCTGATGTGGCTGGGGCTTTTGATTCTCGGCGGCTGGGCTGCCTGGCATGAACGCGGCACGATGATGTCGGAGCGGCGCACGGCGGTGGAGAACGTCGTCACCAGCGCCGACGGTATCGTGCGCGACTACGCGGCGCAGGCCGCAGCGGGCAAGATCTCCCTGGACGAGGCGAAACAGCAGGCCATGGCCCGCCTGAAGACCATGCGTTACGGGGATAGCGGCTATGTGGTCATCTTCGACACGAAGCCCACCGTACTCATGCACCCGACGCTCGCCGATCTGGTGAACAAGGACGTCTCCAACTACAAGGACTCGAACGGCAAGCTGCTCTATGTCGAGATGGCGCAAGTCGCCAAGGGCAAGGGCGCGGGCTTTGTCGACTACTACGGCCGCGTGGCCGGCAGCGACAAGCGCCTCGCAAAGCTGTCGTTCGTGAAGTACTTCGCGCCCTGGGACTGGGGCATGATGAGCGGCGTGTACGTGCAGGACATCGACGAAGCGTTCTACAGTACGCTGGTGCGCCTGGGTATTGCGCTGCTGGTCATTGGCGCCATCGTCACGACCGCCATGGTCGCGATTATCCGCAACGTGCAACGCAGCCTCGGCGGCGAGCCCGAATACGCGGCCGAAATCGCACAACGTATCGCCAGCGGCAACCTTCACAGTCATGTCAACGTGGCGCCGGGCGACACCACAAGCCTGGTCTACGCCATGCAGCGCATGCAGCAAACACTCGCCGAGACCATCGGACAGATTCGGCAGGGCACCGAGTCGATCACAACCGCCGCGCGCGAGATCGCCGCAGGCAACACCGATTTGTCGGCGCGCACCGAACAGCAAGCCGCGTCGCTCGAAGAGACGGCCTCGTCGATGGAGCAGCTCACGGCGACCGTCAAGCAGAACGCGGACAATGCGCGCCAGGCCAGCCAGCTTGCCGTGAACGCGTCGGAAATCGCCACGCGTGGCGGCGAAGTCTCCGGGCAGGTCGGCGAAACCATGGACGGCATTTCGGCCAGCTCGAACAAGATTGTCGACATCATCAGCGTGATCGACGGCATTGCCTTCCAGACCAACATTCTCGCGTTGAACGCCGCCGTGGAAGCGGCTCGTGCGGGCGAGCAGGGCCGTGGCTTCGCCGTGGTGGCAGGCGAAGTGCGCACGCTGGCGCAGCGCAGTGCGGCCGCCGCCAAGGAGATCAAGGCGCTGATCGAAGACTCGGCGCGTCGCGTGCAAGACGGCACGGCACTCGTGACGCAACAGCGTCAGACGATGGACGAGATCGTGCAGGCGGTCAAACGCGTGACCGACATCATGGGCGAGATTTCGGCAGCCTCGGCGGAGCAGTCGAGCGGCATCGAACAGGTCAATCGTGCCGTGGCGCAAATGGACGAAGTGACGCAGCAGAACGCGGCGCTCGTGGAAGAAGCGGCCGCTGCTGCCGGTGCACTGGAGTCGCAGGCGCACGAGCTGCGCGAAGCGGTATCGGTGTTCCAGACGAGCGGTGCGGGTGGCGCGAGTGTGCATGCCGTGAGCGCCGCGCGCCGCGAACCAACGCCGCAACCGTTGGCTCGCGCGGCATGA
- a CDS encoding CheR family methyltransferase, translating to MTDSRNTSQLSRRGAASNAGADGGGSSRSADFARASGAALSGERDFAFSLADFSRIRNLIYQRAGIALAEHKREMVYSRIARRLRALGMTSFTEYLDMLEADTGDSEWEAFTNALTTNLTSFFRESHHFPLLADFVRQRAKPISVWCCAASTGEEPYSIAMTLVDTLGSRPNASVLATDVDTQVLARASAGVYNGEQTGKLTQEQLRRHFLRGTGANAGKIKVRPELQQLVTFEPLNLLAPSWQIGGPFDVIFCRNVMIYFDKATQARILERFVPLLKPDGLLFAGHSENFTYVSRAFRLRGQTVYELAGTSARGA from the coding sequence ATGACTGATTCGCGCAATACCTCGCAGCTCTCGCGCCGTGGTGCCGCCAGCAATGCCGGCGCAGACGGTGGCGGCAGCTCGCGCAGCGCGGATTTCGCGCGCGCCAGCGGTGCGGCCCTCTCCGGGGAGCGCGATTTCGCGTTCTCGCTGGCCGATTTCAGCCGCATCCGCAACCTGATCTATCAACGTGCCGGCATTGCGCTGGCCGAACACAAGCGCGAGATGGTGTACAGCCGTATTGCGCGGCGTTTGCGCGCGCTCGGCATGACCAGCTTTACGGAATACCTCGATATGCTCGAGGCCGATACGGGCGACAGCGAGTGGGAAGCGTTCACCAACGCGCTGACGACCAATCTCACGTCGTTCTTCCGCGAATCGCATCACTTCCCGCTGCTCGCCGACTTCGTGCGCCAGCGTGCCAAGCCGATCTCGGTCTGGTGCTGTGCGGCGTCGACCGGCGAGGAGCCGTATTCGATTGCGATGACGCTCGTTGACACGCTCGGCTCGCGCCCCAACGCGAGCGTGCTGGCCACCGACGTCGACACGCAGGTGCTCGCACGCGCCTCGGCGGGTGTCTACAACGGGGAGCAGACCGGCAAGCTCACGCAAGAGCAATTGCGCCGCCACTTCCTGCGGGGCACCGGTGCGAACGCGGGCAAGATCAAGGTGCGCCCGGAGTTGCAGCAACTCGTGACGTTCGAGCCGCTGAACCTGCTGGCGCCGTCGTGGCAAATCGGCGGGCCGTTCGACGTCATTTTCTGCCGTAACGTCATGATCTATTTCGACAAGGCGACGCAGGCGCGCATTCTCGAGCGCTTCGTGCCCTTGCTCAAACCTGACGGACTGCTCTTCGCCGGGCACTCCGAGAACTTCACCTATGTGAGCCGGGCGTTCCGACTGCGAGGGCAGACGGTGTACGAACTGGCCGGAACGAGTGCACGGGGAGCCTGA
- the cheD gene encoding chemoreceptor glutamine deamidase CheD, whose protein sequence is MSQPLAEALATNHYFDNAFNTQAVKLLPSEYYVTTEDIMLVTVLGSCVAACVRDSVTGIGGMNHFMLPDDGESERDRILSASMRYGAYAMEMLINELIKLGAKRERLEAKVFGGGAVLAGMTTLNIGDRNANFVLRYLEMEQIRVTAQDLLGPHPRKVCFLPRTGRVMVKKLGDRGDPAIVQREQAYAQRLRAREVRGSVELFAPPARNAKPRPGPDNRQMEEA, encoded by the coding sequence ATGTCCCAGCCATTGGCCGAAGCCCTCGCGACCAACCACTACTTCGACAACGCGTTCAATACGCAGGCGGTGAAGCTGCTGCCCTCGGAGTATTACGTCACGACCGAGGACATCATGCTCGTGACCGTGCTGGGTTCGTGCGTGGCGGCGTGTGTGCGCGACAGTGTCACCGGTATTGGCGGCATGAATCATTTCATGCTGCCGGACGATGGCGAAAGCGAGCGCGACCGTATACTCTCGGCGTCCATGCGCTATGGCGCATACGCCATGGAAATGCTCATCAACGAGTTGATCAAGCTCGGTGCGAAGCGCGAACGTCTCGAAGCGAAAGTCTTCGGCGGCGGCGCGGTGCTGGCGGGCATGACCACATTGAACATCGGCGATCGCAACGCGAATTTCGTGCTGCGCTATCTCGAGATGGAGCAGATTCGCGTGACCGCGCAGGATCTGCTCGGACCGCATCCGCGCAAGGTGTGCTTTTTGCCGCGCACCGGGCGGGTGATGGTCAAGAAGCTGGGCGACCGGGGCGATCCGGCTATCGTTCAGCGCGAACAGGCGTACGCGCAGCGTTTGCGCGCACGCGAAGTACGGGGCTCCGTAGAACTCTTTGCGCCACCGGCCAGAAATGCCAAGCCTCGGCCGGGGCCTGACAACCGACAAATGGAGGAGGCTTGA
- a CDS encoding protein-glutamate methylesterase/protein-glutamine glutaminase: MTEIINAQPDMTVVATAPDPLVARDLIKQYNPDVLTLDVEMPRMDGLDFLEKLMRLRPMPVLMVSSLTERGSEVTMRALELGAVDFVTKPRLGIRDGMLEYGEMIADKIRAAARARVRSAPPKSAVPVPVEAAPMLRNPLVSTEKLIIIGASTGGTEAIREVLVPMPPDAPAILITQHMPAGFTKSFAQRLNGLCRITVKEAEHGERVLPGHAYIAPGGDTHLQLSRSGANYVALLDPAPPVNRHRPSVDVLFRSAAVHAGRNAIGVILTGMGRDGAAGLVEMRRAGAYTFAQDEASCIVFGMPREAIAMGGAEEVVPLHEMARKVLHQVSKFGERTQRV, encoded by the coding sequence ATGACCGAGATCATCAATGCACAACCGGACATGACCGTCGTGGCGACCGCACCCGATCCGCTCGTGGCGCGCGACCTGATCAAGCAGTACAACCCGGACGTGCTTACGCTCGACGTCGAAATGCCGCGCATGGACGGACTGGACTTCCTCGAGAAGCTCATGCGCTTGCGTCCGATGCCGGTGTTGATGGTGTCGTCGCTGACCGAGCGTGGCTCGGAGGTCACAATGCGCGCGCTTGAACTCGGCGCAGTGGACTTCGTGACCAAGCCGCGTCTGGGCATTCGCGACGGCATGCTCGAATACGGCGAGATGATCGCCGACAAGATTCGCGCGGCCGCCCGCGCCCGTGTGCGCAGCGCCCCGCCCAAGAGCGCGGTGCCCGTGCCGGTCGAAGCGGCGCCAATGTTGCGCAACCCGCTCGTGTCGACGGAGAAGCTGATTATCATTGGCGCGTCGACCGGGGGGACCGAAGCGATTCGCGAGGTGCTCGTGCCGATGCCGCCGGATGCGCCGGCGATTCTGATCACGCAGCATATGCCGGCGGGCTTCACCAAGTCGTTTGCGCAGCGCCTGAACGGGCTGTGCCGCATTACGGTGAAGGAAGCCGAGCATGGCGAGCGGGTGTTGCCGGGACACGCGTACATCGCACCGGGCGGCGACACGCATTTGCAGCTCTCGCGTAGTGGTGCAAACTATGTGGCCTTGCTCGACCCGGCGCCGCCGGTGAATCGACATCGGCCGTCGGTCGATGTATTGTTTCGCTCCGCAGCGGTGCATGCCGGACGTAATGCCATCGGGGTGATTCTCACGGGCATGGGCCGGGACGGTGCGGCCGGTCTCGTGGAGATGCGCCGGGCCGGCGCGTACACCTTCGCGCAGGACGAAGCGAGCTGTATCGTGTTCGGCATGCCGCGCGAGGCCATTGCGATGGGTGGCGCGGAAGAGGTGGTGCCGCTGCACGAGATGGCCCGCAAGGTGCTGCATCAGGTCTCGAAATTTGGCGAACGCACCCAACGGGTATAG
- the cheY gene encoding chemotaxis response regulator CheY, producing MVDKNMKFLVVDDFPTMRRIVRNLLKELGFSNVDEAEDGAAALAKLRGGSFEFVVSDWNMPNMDGLTMLQQIRADPNLSKLPVLMVTAEAKKENIIAAAQAGASGYVVKPFTAATLDEKLGKIFEKMEKTGA from the coding sequence ATGGTAGACAAGAACATGAAATTCCTGGTCGTCGACGATTTTCCGACGATGCGCCGGATTGTGCGAAACCTGCTCAAGGAGCTGGGCTTCTCCAATGTCGACGAAGCGGAAGACGGTGCGGCGGCGCTGGCCAAGTTGCGCGGCGGTAGCTTCGAATTCGTGGTGTCGGACTGGAACATGCCGAACATGGACGGGCTGACGATGCTCCAGCAGATCCGCGCCGACCCGAACCTCTCGAAGCTGCCGGTGCTGATGGTGACGGCCGAAGCGAAGAAGGAGAACATCATCGCCGCCGCCCAGGCCGGTGCGAGCGGTTACGTGGTCAAGCCGTTCACAGCGGCGACCCTGGATGAAAAGCTGGGCAAGATCTTCGAGAAAATGGAAAAAACGGGGGCCTGA
- the cheZ gene encoding protein phosphatase CheZ: MLMRIGQLTRMLRDNLRELGLDKQLEQAAEAIPDARDRLNYVATMTEQAAVRALTAIELAKPLQDRLEADANALDARWAKWFDEPLELEDARKLVVETRTYLRRVPEDTRATNNHLMEIMMAQDFQDLTGQVIKKIMDVVQEIEKHLLQTLLDNMPPEKRKEAEDSLLNGPQIKKEGRTDIVADQGQVDDLLASLGF; encoded by the coding sequence ATGCTGATGCGCATCGGCCAGTTGACACGCATGCTGCGCGACAATCTGCGTGAGCTGGGTCTGGACAAGCAACTCGAGCAAGCTGCCGAGGCGATTCCCGATGCGCGCGACCGGCTGAACTACGTCGCGACCATGACCGAGCAGGCGGCGGTGCGGGCGCTCACGGCCATCGAACTGGCCAAGCCCCTTCAGGATCGCCTCGAAGCGGACGCCAACGCACTCGACGCGCGCTGGGCCAAGTGGTTCGACGAGCCGCTCGAACTCGAAGATGCGCGCAAGCTCGTGGTCGAGACACGCACCTATCTGCGCCGCGTGCCCGAAGACACGCGCGCGACCAACAACCATCTGATGGAAATCATGATGGCGCAAGACTTCCAGGATCTGACCGGCCAGGTCATCAAGAAGATCATGGATGTCGTGCAGGAAATCGAGAAGCATCTGCTCCAGACGCTGCTCGACAATATGCCTCCGGAGAAGCGCAAGGAGGCCGAAGACTCGCTGCTCAACGGGCCGCAGATCAAGAAGGAAGGCCGTACCGACATCGTGGCCGATCAGGGGCAGGTCGACGATCTGCTCGCCAGTCTCGGCTTCTGA